A portion of the Aricia agestis chromosome 1, ilAriAges1.1, whole genome shotgun sequence genome contains these proteins:
- the LOC121727033 gene encoding mitochondrial import inner membrane translocase subunit Tim21, with amino-acid sequence MYNIVPKLLPVLRPIKTTDLLPAILGVSKFRIDRHYSTEKEKRLTQSQERADVSTDVRPIGEKIKETTKTVSYTGIIVVGIGVTGIIFYYVLRELFSSNSPNSIYSVAFDKCKNDPRVEDALGTPIKAYGEETSRRRRTHVSHAVYEKDGVKHMRMRFYIKGIRNKAIVELDMKQNEYGNYQCRYLLVQLDDYSGKTFIIEDNRAELDKSKSDFGSQLPTLTLTQ; translated from the exons atgtaCAATATAGTCCCTAAATTGTTGCCGGTTTTACGGCCGATTAAAACAACTGACTTGTTACCGGCAATTTTAGGAGTATCAAAATTTAGAATTGATCGTCACTATTCCACCGAGAAAGAAAAGAGGTTAACCCAAAGTCAAGAAAGAGCAGATGTATCTACAGATGTACGTCCTATTGGAGAGAAGATAAAGGAAACTACTAAAACTGTTTCGTACACCGGAATAATAGTTGTTGGCATTGGTGTTACTGGCATCATTTTCTACTATGTACTACGGGAATTGTTTTCAAGTAATAGCCCAAACAGTATTTACTCAGTAGCATTcgataaatgtaaaaat GATCCTAGAGTGGAAGATGCACTGGGTACTCCTATCAAGGCATATGGGGAAGAAACTTCCAGAAGGAGACGCACACATGTCAGTCACGCTGTTTATGAAAAGGATGGTGTTAAACACATGAGGATGAGGTTTTACATCAAAGGTATAAGGAACAAAGCTATTGTGGAGCTAGACATGAAGCAG AATGAATATGGAAACTATCAGTGTCGGTATCTGTTGGTGCAGTTGGATGACTATAGTGGCAAAACTTTCATTATTGAAGACAATAGAGCTGAGTTAGACAAATCCAAATCTGATTTTGGATCTCAGTTGCCCACACTTACACTCACTCAGTAA
- the LOC121732038 gene encoding transmembrane protein 231 — MALYKLFGNKIEIQYKSYLMSKATLFIIVTSLLNIVLPFIIAYRSRGFWLKSHYFYEQPTVRATYEYLLIAETDDPSVTVVCGDHKDLPQDKEAEENCSEVQIQEWDANDDGKNDKIEFKFKLNLMPERYVVSLNLFIGLDFQIMSTCSLQMHSLGIVSKEFAVPANEVNMYGDLQFYQSTHLSCLHNVIDAKYNVSLFEHQSPANNQNIIRNIYEDYVRREASTKISNIFIKTENGHTGSLNIDVRLRIAEMKFRYQPSILQELKWAWPQYLSIAVIFYWILNRIKVFVFKNRLLMAWEIVPYSKKL; from the exons ATGGCTTTATATAAACTATTTGgaaacaaaattgaaattcaATACAAAAGTTACTTGATGTCTAAAGCCACGCTGTTTATCATTGTAACAAGTTTACTGAACATCGTTCTTCCATTTATCATTGCTTACAGAAGCAGAG GCTTTTGGTTGAAGTCGCATTACTTCTACGAGCAACCAACCGTAAGAGCGACTTATGAATATTTACTGATAGCAGAGACTGATGATCCCAGCGTGACTGTAGTGTGCGGGGATCATAAAGACTTACCACAAGACAAGGAGGCCGAAGAAAACTGCTCGGAAGTACAA ATACAAGAATGGGATGCTAATGATGATGGCAAAAATGacaaaattgaatttaaatttaaattaaacctGATGCCCGAAAGATATGTTGTCTCCTTGAATTTGTTTATTGGCCTTGATTTCCAGATAATG tCAACATGCTCTCTTCAAATGCATTCTTTAGGTATAGTCAGTAAGGAGTTTGCAGTGCCCGCAAATGAAGTCAATATGTACGGGGATCTTCAGTTTTATCAATCCACACATTTATCGTGCTTGCATAATGTTATCGACGCTAAATACAACGTGTCACTGTTTGAGCATCAAAGTCCTGCGAATAATCAGAATATAATACGCAATATTTACGAAGATTATGTACGCAGAGAAG CTAGCacaaaaataagtaacattttcaTAAAGACTGAAAATGGTCATACTGGTAGCCTAAACATTGATGTAAGGCTAAGAATAGCAGAGATGAAGTTCAGATACCAGCCGAGCATACTGCAGGAGCTGAAGTGGGCCTGGCCGCAGTATCTCTCAATAGCGGTAATATTCTACTGGATACTGAATAGAATcaaagtttttgtttttaagaaCCGATTGTTGATGGCATGGGAGATTGTACCATATTCTAAGAAATTGTaa
- the LOC121727025 gene encoding hemocyte protein-glutamine gamma-glutamyltransferase-like, which translates to MVQDCTEKMSSSMTSSVTGMGLGGITGLTATLNILTCSKEPQITIGGMPSNYVPGISSNYNISSFCQRPGQTQRLPVQRSGPTAQQGSRNSPNTIYAHNLISKLADQNERRRRQDAMEMISLSYYSQAPLKVELTEFYSRDNAKEHHTDQYDLVNATLLANPVLRRGQNFYFAVRFDRAHDKQQDIVRIVFCFGPKPSVTKGTRVVLPVKFDTLQPNAIPHPRDVIGQGIGMSRVQVHETSASVTPAVSMPITSVSPISTVRETAAYGIRRTSISNETVTVNSPLSPPAPQERPVVERFGASQHSFTRSVGSQQGSMQNLAAIAPELDKWDLSILRQDGNTVTFQVRIPVTAPVGVWNCWVQTNRVGQRDNRNDYKCDEEIYILFNPWCKEDPVYLENDTSRKEYIQNEQGKIWCGTWRQPKGRKWIYGQFDDIVLPACMYLLEQSGLEHSERSNPIRVSRAISSMINTNGKNGLMVGRYDGEYKDGIAPHAWTGSVAILERYLTSGGKPVEYGQCWVYSGLVVTICRALGIPCRSVTNYVSAHDTNRTFTIDKFFDKDGNEVPNGPDEDCFDSCWSFHVWNDVWMQRPDLPQGYGGWQIIDSTPQEDSDSVFQCGPASVEAVRRGEVGFQYDTPFMYSQINSELCHFQEDDSSDWGFVKVPSNQNQVGRKIITKAPGKEDDEGETDLLEITSEYKLSESTAAERQSSIAACRGSQRLQQYYENPDRSGEDVAFDLMAMEVIHYGQPFDCTMNIQNKSNEDRTIWCVLTASSCYYTGAIASRLRRAHGEFIVRAGQKEVLKLQVTPQEYMDKLVDHSMVKVHAMAYVKQTSQAWSDEDEFCLNKPNMQVQVRNHPTVGQENGIAFSFQNPLSVHLTDCFFTFEGPGIQRPRQIKFRDVKPNELVNHQDRFVPTRIGDCHVVVTFSSRQIDEVVGSAAVSVRG; encoded by the exons ATGGTCCAAGATTGTACGGAGAAGATGTCATCCAGCATGACGTCCAGTGTGACGGGCATGGGACTCGGTGGTATCACTGGACTCACTGCTACACTGAATATTCTGACTTGCTCGAAGGAACCGCAAATCACCATCGGCGGAATGCCCAGCAATTACGTGCCCGGAATATCATCGAACTACAACATTTCGAGCTTTTGCCAACGTCCGGGACAGACGCAACGTCTGCCAGTTCAGAGATCTGGACCGACTGCTCAACAAGGATCGAGAAATAGTCCTAACACCATTTACGCACATAATCTTATTTCCAAGCTGGCCGATCAGAACGAACGCCGGCGTCGTCAGGACGCGATGGAAATGATTTCCCTGAGCTATTATTCTCAAGCACCCCTAAAGGTGGAGTTGACAGAATTCTACTCCAGAGATAATGCAAAAGAGCACCACACTGATCAATATGATCTAGTAAACGCTACTTTACTGGCGAACCCAGTTTTACGGAGAGGTCAAAATTTCTACTTCGCTGTTCGTTTTGATAGAGCCCATGATAAGCAACAAGACATCGTTCGTATTGTGTTTTGTTTTG GGCCAAAGCCAAGCGTAACTAAAGGAACACGTGTTGTTTTACCCGTTAAATTTGATACGCTGCAACCAAACGCAATACCACATCCCCGAGATGTGATCGGTCAGGGTATAGGAATGTCGCGAGTGCAAGTTCATGAAACGAGCGCCAGCGTTACACCGGCTGTCTCCATGCCAATAACTTCAGTAAGTCCAATAAGTACCGTTCGAGAAACAGCTGCATACGGAATTCGGAGGACTTCGATTAGTAATGAGACGGTGACTGTGAACAGCCCTCTCAGCCCACCCGCCCCGCAAGAACGACCGGTAGTTGAAAGGTTCGGAGCATCTCAACACTCTTTTACAAGAAGCGTGGGATCTCAACAAGGTTCCATGCAAAATTTAGCAGCGATAGCTCCCGAATTGGACAAATGGGACCTAAGTATTCTCCGACAGGATGGCAATACGGTCACTTTTCAAGTTCGAATTCCTGTCACAGCTCCAGTCGGAGTGTGGAACTGCTGGGTACAAACTAACCGGGTGGGACAGCGCGACAATCGCAACGACTACAAGTGTGATGAAGAAATTTACATATTGTTCAATCCTTGGTGCAAAGAAGATCCTGTCTATCTGGAGAATGACACCTCACGAAAAGAATACATCCAAAACGAGCAAGGTAAAATTTGGTGTGGTACCTGGCGACAGCCAAAAGGGAGAAAATGGATTTATGGCCAATTCGATGACATAGTACTACCGGCTTGCATGTATTTGTTGGAGCAAAGTGGCTTGGAGCATTCTGAACGTAGTAATCCAATACGTGTCTCTAGAGCTATTTCATCTATG atcAATACAAACGGTAAGAATGGTCTTATGGTCGGCCGTTATGATGGAGAATACAAAGATGGTATAGCTCCGCACGCTTGGACAGGATCAGTCGCTATTCTGGAACGGTATCTCACAAGCGGAGGAAAGCCTGTGGAATACGGACAGTGCTGGGTATACTCGGGCCTCGTAGTCACGATATGTAGAGCTCTAG GCATTCCTTGTAGATCCGTTACTAACTACGTCTCTGCTCATGACACGAATAGGACATTTACAATAGATAAGTTTTTTGATAAAGACGGCAATGAAGTCCCCAACGGTCCTGATGAAGACTGCTTTGATTCTTGTTGGAGCTTTCACGTCTGGAATGACGTTTGGATGCAAAGACCAGATTTACCTCAAG GTTACGGTGGTTGGCAGATAATAGATTCTACCCCGCAAGAGGATTCCGACTCTGTGTTTCAATGTGGCCCGGCTAGCGTAGAGGCAGTTCGGCGAGGGGAAGTCGGCTTTCAATACGATACACCTTTTATGTACTCCCAAATAAATTCCGAACTCTGTCACTTCCAAGAAGACGACTCGTCGGATTGGGGCTTCGTTAAAGTTCCTTCCAATCAGAACCA AGTAGGACGCAAAATAATAACAAAGGCACCGGGCAAAGAAGACGACGAAGGCGAGACGGATTTGCTGGAAATAACCAGTGAATACAAACTGTCAGAGAGCACTGCTGCGGAGAGACAGTCTTCTATCGCTGCTTGCCGAGGCTCCCAGCGTCTGCAGCAGTACTACGAGAATCCAGACCGTAGCGGCGAAGATGTCGCATTCGATCTTATGGCCATGGAGGTCATCCATTATGGGCAACCTTTCGACTGCACAATGAATATACAG AACAAATCGAACGAGGACCGTACTATTTGGTGTGTACTGACAGCGTCATCGTGTTATTACACTGGAGCAATAGCGTCCCGGTTGCGGAGAGCTCACGGCGAATTCATAGTGCGCGCCGGTCAGAAGGAAGTCCTGAAATTGCAAGTCACGCCGCAGGAGTACATGGACAAGCTGGTGGACCATTCCATGGTGAAGGTACACGCCATGGCCTATGTCAAGCAAACATCTCAGGCGTGGTCCGATGAAGACGAATTTTGCTTGAATAAGCCCAATATGCAAGTGCAG gtcAGAAATCATCCCACTGTTGGTCAAGAGAATGGAATTGCATTCAGTTTCCAGAATCCCTTGAGTGTTCATCTGACCGACTGCTTCTTTACATTTGAGGGCCCGGGCATACAGAGACCGCGACAG ATAAAGTTCCGCGACGTCAAACCCAACGAGCTCGTGAACCATCAGGACAGGTTCGTTCCGACGAGGATCGGGGACTGCCACGTCGTCGTGACGTTTTCGTCGCGGCAGATCGACGAGGTGGTGGGCAGCGCGGCCGTCAGTGTGCGGGGCTAG